From a single Mycolicibacterium mengxianglii genomic region:
- the pgl gene encoding 6-phosphogluconolactonase: protein MTETIIETYASSDELVAEAGDRLALSIVAAIKARGQAFIVLTGGGTGVALLEHLAEYGSGIDWSAVHLFWGDERYVPEADDERNEKQTREALLDHIDIPARNVHPMAAADGEFGADLDAAALAYEQVLAANAPDGEPTPVFDVHLLGMGPEGHVNSLFPHSPATAEKSRFVVGVEDSPKPPPRRITLTLPAVTRSREVWLVVSGEGKADAVAAALDGADALEIPAAGAVGTEKTVWLLDTGAAAKL, encoded by the coding sequence ATGACCGAAACGATCATCGAAACCTATGCCAGCAGTGACGAGCTGGTGGCCGAAGCCGGCGATCGGCTGGCGCTCTCCATCGTCGCGGCGATCAAGGCGCGCGGCCAGGCGTTCATCGTGCTGACCGGCGGCGGCACCGGCGTGGCGCTGCTCGAGCATCTCGCCGAGTACGGCTCGGGTATCGACTGGTCGGCGGTGCACCTGTTCTGGGGCGACGAACGCTACGTTCCCGAAGCCGACGACGAGCGCAACGAGAAGCAGACCCGCGAGGCGCTGCTGGACCACATCGACATCCCGGCCCGCAATGTGCACCCGATGGCGGCCGCCGACGGTGAGTTCGGCGCCGATCTCGACGCCGCCGCACTGGCGTATGAGCAGGTGCTGGCCGCCAACGCACCCGATGGGGAACCCACGCCCGTGTTCGACGTTCACCTGCTCGGGATGGGCCCTGAAGGGCATGTCAACTCGCTGTTCCCGCACTCCCCCGCCACCGCCGAGAAGTCACGCTTCGTCGTCGGCGTCGAGGACTCCCCCAAACCACCGCCGCGCCGGATAACCCTGACCCTGCCCGCGGTCACCCGGTCCCGCGAGGTGTGGCTGGTGGTCTCCGGCGAAGGCAAAGCCGACGCGGTGGCCGCCGCACTGGACGGCGCCGACGCACTGGAGATACCTGCCGCCGGTGCGGTCGGCACCGAGAAGACGGTCTGGCTTCTCGACACCGGCGCCGCCGCCAAACTGTAG
- the opcA gene encoding glucose-6-phosphate dehydrogenase assembly protein OpcA: MIVDLPDTSTDRINKKLVGLRDEGGAITLARVLTLVIAPDTEAVLEESIEAANAASREHPCRIIVVIPGERLASEARLDAQIRVGGDAGAGEVVVLRLSGPLANHASSVVLPFLLPDTPVVAWWPDIAPPVPAQDPLGKLAIRRITDATNGMDPLQSIKSRAHGYTPGDTDLAWSRITYWRALLTSTLDQAPHAPITSAVVSGLESEPALDILAGWLAGRIDGPVRRAVGELKVELIRPTDTITLSRPQEGRTATLSRTGRPDALLPLARRETSQCLAEDLRRLDSDEIYFEALQGIDKVQYT; this comes from the coding sequence ATGATTGTGGATCTGCCGGATACCAGTACCGACCGGATCAACAAGAAGCTCGTGGGACTGCGCGACGAAGGCGGCGCGATCACCTTGGCGCGGGTGCTGACGCTGGTGATCGCCCCTGACACCGAGGCAGTGCTCGAAGAATCCATCGAGGCCGCCAATGCCGCCAGTCGTGAGCACCCCTGCCGGATCATCGTGGTGATCCCGGGTGAGCGGCTGGCGTCCGAAGCGCGGCTCGACGCGCAGATCCGGGTCGGAGGCGATGCCGGCGCAGGCGAGGTGGTGGTGCTACGGCTGTCGGGTCCGCTGGCCAACCACGCCAGTAGCGTGGTGCTGCCGTTCCTGCTGCCCGACACCCCGGTTGTCGCGTGGTGGCCCGATATCGCACCGCCGGTGCCCGCTCAGGATCCGTTGGGCAAGTTGGCAATCCGCCGGATCACCGACGCCACCAACGGGATGGATCCGTTGCAGTCGATCAAGTCACGAGCGCACGGGTACACCCCCGGTGACACCGACCTGGCGTGGAGCCGGATCACCTACTGGCGCGCATTGCTGACCTCGACGCTGGACCAGGCACCACATGCACCGATCACCTCGGCCGTAGTGTCGGGGCTGGAAAGCGAACCGGCCCTTGACATCCTGGCCGGCTGGCTGGCCGGCCGTATCGACGGCCCGGTGCGGCGAGCCGTCGGCGAACTCAAGGTGGAGCTGATTCGCCCCACCGACACGATCACGCTGAGCCGTCCCCAAGAGGGCAGGACGGCGACACTGAGCCGGACCGGCAGACCCGACGCGCTGCTTCCGCTGGCCCGCCGGGAGACCTCGCAGTGCCTGGCCGAGGACCTGCGGCGGCTGGATTCCGACGAGATCTACTTCGAAGCGCTCCAGGGCATAGACAAGGTGCAGTACACATGA
- the zwf gene encoding glucose-6-phosphate dehydrogenase: protein MSEGNGAPADWVNPLRDRRDKRMPRIAGPCSVVIFGVTGDLARKKLMPAIYDLANRGLLPPTFALVGFARRDWADEDFAEVVYDAVKTHARTPFRQEVWDRLAEGFRFVQGTFDDDEAFVRLSETLHKLDEERGTGGNHAFYLSIPPNAFPAVCEQLSKSGLADNPDGRWSRVVIEKPFGHDLASAEALNATVNSVFPESSVFRIDHYLGKETVQNILALRFANEMFEPIWNAHYVDHVQITMAEDIGLGGRAGYYDGIGAARDVIQNHLLQLLALTAMEEPVSFHPSELQAEKIKVLSATRLVEPLDQNTSRGQYAMGWQGGQKVVGLLDEEGFSKTSTTETFAAITLDVDTRRWAGVPFYLRTGKRLGRRVTEIALVFKRAPHLPFDTTMTEELGKNALVIRVQPDEGITLRFGSKVPGNSMAVRDVNMDFSYGSAFAEASPEAYERLILDVLLGEPSLFPVNEEVELAWKILDPALQNWASHGSPDPYESGTWGPESAFEMLHRSGREWRRP from the coding sequence ATGAGCGAAGGCAACGGCGCTCCGGCTGACTGGGTGAACCCGCTGCGGGACAGGCGTGACAAGCGCATGCCCCGCATCGCGGGGCCCTGCAGCGTGGTGATCTTCGGGGTCACCGGTGATCTGGCCCGCAAGAAGTTGATGCCGGCCATCTACGACCTGGCCAACCGGGGCCTGTTGCCGCCCACGTTCGCGTTGGTCGGTTTCGCTCGCCGCGACTGGGCCGACGAGGATTTCGCCGAGGTCGTCTACGACGCGGTCAAGACGCATGCGCGCACACCGTTCCGGCAGGAGGTGTGGGACCGGCTCGCGGAGGGATTCCGGTTCGTCCAGGGCACTTTCGACGATGACGAGGCGTTTGTCCGGCTGAGCGAGACATTGCACAAGCTCGATGAGGAGCGGGGCACCGGCGGCAATCACGCCTTCTACCTGTCGATCCCACCGAATGCGTTTCCTGCGGTGTGCGAACAGCTGTCGAAATCCGGGCTGGCCGACAACCCCGACGGCCGCTGGAGCCGGGTGGTGATCGAGAAACCGTTCGGTCACGACCTGGCCAGCGCCGAGGCACTCAACGCCACGGTCAACAGTGTCTTCCCCGAGTCCTCGGTGTTCCGCATCGACCACTACCTGGGCAAGGAGACCGTGCAGAACATCCTGGCGCTGCGATTCGCCAATGAGATGTTCGAGCCGATCTGGAACGCCCACTACGTCGACCACGTGCAGATCACCATGGCCGAGGACATCGGATTGGGCGGGCGCGCAGGCTATTACGACGGGATCGGCGCCGCCCGCGACGTCATCCAGAACCACCTGTTGCAGCTGCTGGCGCTGACCGCGATGGAAGAGCCGGTCAGCTTCCACCCGTCGGAGTTGCAGGCCGAGAAGATCAAGGTGCTCTCGGCGACCCGGTTGGTGGAACCCCTGGACCAGAACACCTCTCGCGGGCAGTACGCCATGGGTTGGCAGGGTGGCCAGAAGGTGGTCGGACTCCTCGATGAGGAGGGATTCTCCAAGACCTCGACCACCGAGACCTTCGCCGCGATCACCCTGGACGTCGACACCCGCCGCTGGGCGGGCGTCCCGTTCTACCTGCGCACCGGAAAACGATTGGGCCGCAGGGTCACTGAAATCGCCCTGGTGTTCAAGCGGGCCCCCCACCTGCCGTTCGACACCACCATGACCGAGGAACTCGGCAAGAACGCACTGGTGATCCGCGTCCAGCCCGACGAGGGGATCACGTTGCGGTTCGGATCCAAGGTCCCCGGCAACAGCATGGCCGTCCGCGACGTCAACATGGACTTCTCCTACGGTTCGGCTTTCGCCGAGGCCTCCCCCGAGGCCTACGAGCGGTTGATCCTCGACGTGTTGCTGGGCGAACCCTCACTGTTTCCCGTGAACGAAGAGGTCGAATTGGCGTGGAAGATCCTCGATCCCGCTCTGCAGAACTGGGCCAGCCACGGCAGTCCAGATCCCTACGAATCAGGTACCTGGGGACCGGAGTCGGCGTTCGAGATGCTGCACCGCTCGGGTCGTGAATGGCGGCGGCCGTGA